From a region of the Candidatus Rokuibacteriota bacterium genome:
- a CDS encoding chromate transporter, translating to MIQQRTTSGLIHYFLYLGSLGFGGPVALIGYMQRDLVEQRGWFTKEEYLKGLALSQLAPGPLAAQLAICLGYTHGRVWGATAVGVAFIAPSFLMTVALGALYLAYGGLSWMQAAFYGVGAAVIGIIVRSAWKLGTMTMAGDRLLWGIFAVMALVTAWTESEIGVLFVLCGVFVLLVQAPPRRLLGLVGSHKALWSAPWPALLLTGLGATATFGVLLDILWFFTKAGAFVFGSGLAIVPFLYGGVVQEHHWLNDKQFLDAVAVAMITPGPVVITVAFIGYLVAGMGGAIAAGIGVFLPVYLFVVIPYPWFDKWSANSQVRAFVKGVTAAAAGAIAGACFVLGKRAIFDWPTAALAVAALALLWRFKVPEPILIVGAGLIGFAIFWLRGAA from the coding sequence CGGCGGCCCTGTGGCCCTGATCGGCTACATGCAGCGCGACCTCGTCGAGCAGCGTGGCTGGTTCACGAAGGAGGAATACCTCAAAGGCCTCGCGCTTTCTCAGCTGGCTCCGGGGCCCCTCGCCGCCCAGCTCGCGATCTGCCTCGGCTACACGCACGGCCGGGTGTGGGGCGCCACAGCGGTCGGAGTCGCCTTCATCGCACCGTCGTTCCTCATGACCGTGGCCCTGGGCGCCCTCTACCTCGCCTATGGCGGGCTGTCCTGGATGCAGGCGGCCTTCTACGGCGTGGGCGCAGCCGTGATCGGGATCATCGTCCGCTCGGCGTGGAAACTCGGCACCATGACCATGGCGGGAGATCGGCTGCTCTGGGGCATCTTCGCTGTGATGGCGCTGGTCACGGCGTGGACCGAGTCCGAGATCGGCGTGCTCTTCGTCCTCTGCGGCGTGTTCGTCCTGCTGGTCCAGGCGCCGCCGCGCCGCCTCTTGGGTCTCGTGGGCTCGCACAAGGCCCTCTGGAGCGCCCCGTGGCCGGCCCTGCTCCTCACCGGTCTCGGCGCCACCGCGACTTTCGGCGTCCTGCTCGACATCCTCTGGTTTTTTACCAAGGCCGGCGCCTTTGTCTTCGGCAGCGGGCTCGCCATCGTCCCCTTCCTCTACGGCGGCGTGGTCCAGGAGCACCACTGGTTGAACGACAAGCAGTTCCTCGACGCCGTCGCGGTTGCCATGATCACGCCGGGCCCGGTCGTGATCACGGTCGCGTTCATCGGCTATCTCGTCGCGGGGATGGGCGGGGCCATCGCGGCGGGCATCGGCGTCTTCCTGCCCGTCTATCTCTTCGTCGTCATCCCGTATCCCTGGTTCGACAAGTGGAGCGCCAATTCTCAAGTTAGGGCCTTCGTCAAAGGTGTCACGGCCGCGGCCGCGGGCGCCATCGCGGGCGCCTGCTTCGTGCTGGGCAAGCGCGCGATCTTCGATTGGCCGACGGCTGCGCTTGCGGTGGCAGCGCTCGCGCTCCTGTGGCGCTTCAAGGTCCCCGAACCGATCCTCATCGTCGGTGCGGGCCTGATAGGCTTTGCCATCTTCTGGCTGCGAGGCGCGGCATGA